Below is a genomic region from Myxococcus fulvus.
AGGTCCCGTGAAGTGTCGTGTCGCGCTTGTCGACGAACTGGCGAAGATTGCGCGTGACCTGACGACCCCGGGGAGTTGGCTCCGGAAGTTGGTGATGAAGAACTCCGAGGGATGACACATGGGGCGCCGCTTTTTTGATTTGAAGATCGACGTCTATGTGCCCGGGCGTTGGTACCTGTCGGAACCGACGAACTCCGCAGGCGACGAAATCGAAGACATCTGGCAGTTCATCCAGGGGAAGCCCGTCGAGCTGACTGAGCGATTGCGCATCCCGCTCTTTCAGGCAGGGGCCGCGCTGGATTTCACAACCGCGGGGGCGGGACAGACGCCGGTCGTCAGCGAACGGGTCGCGTCACTGTTTCGTGAGATGGCCCCCTCGGATGTTCAGCTCTTTCCAGTGGACGTCGAGGGAGAGGCCCGGCCTTTCTTCTTGCTCAATGTGGCTCGTGAGATTCGGTGCATCGATGACGCCGCATGTGCGGAGGTCCAGATTCGTACCGCGGACGAGTACACGGAGCGGGTCGGGGAGTACCGCTCAGTGTCCAGGTTGCGAATCGACAAGACGAAGGTCGGTGACGCTCGCGTGTTCAGAACTTGGGGATGGCACGCGCCCATCATCGTGGATGAGGACATCAAGGACGCGCTGGAGGCCAATGGCATCTTCGGCGGCAGATTCGACGAGGTCTGAGCAGACGCCGCGAAGTCTCGTCAGTCCCGCAGGTCGCCCCCCAGCAGCCAGACCAGCAGCGTGATGGCGAAGCCAAGTCCCGAGCAGGCGAGGCCCGCGATGGGCATCCAGCGCAGTCTCGCGAGCTCGGGTGTCTTCTCCACGCGGCTCATCATCACGAGGTTCATGATCACCGCGCCCGCCTGCAGGATGAAGCAGAAGGGGAGCACTGACAGCACGCCCAGGACGAAGCCCGTGATGACCGTCGACTTGCTGGTGCCCTCCTGCCCCGGCACGACGCGCGAGCGCAGGTCCCAGCACGTCGGACACATGGGCCGCGCCTCCGGCCGCACCCGACGCTCACACGTCGGGCAGATGAACGTGCCACAGCGCAGGCACACCCAGCTCGCCGCGGCCTCCGGATGCGCCGCGCAGCTTGCTCCCTCCGGCGGTGCCTCCACGCTCATGCCGAGCGCACCTCACGCGCCGGCATCGCCCGCGAGGCCTGTCCCGCCTGGAGATGCCTCAGGATGGCGGACGCCGCCTCGTCGCTGGGAAGTCGCAAGGTCACTTCCCGCGCGTCGATGCGCAACACCTGCGGCACCTTCCCCTGCACCACCGCGGAGTACGCCACCACCGGGATGAGCACCGCCACCAGGACCCCCACCATCAGGTAGCTCCCGGTCTGCGTGTTCCCGGCGAACGCGAAGATGGCGCCGCACAACACGGCGATGGTCCCCAGGAACGACAACCCGAAGACGAGCTTCGCGCGCTTCCACTGCGCCCAGCCCTCCTCGCTGAACGGCAACGTCCCCTGCGCCCGCTTCGTCAGCAGCATCGCCACGAGCAGCACGATGAGCGCCGCGAACGGCACGAAGATGAGCAGCCAGCGCGGATACCACGAGAACTTCACCGGCTGGAACGAGATGCCTTCCGTCTGCCCCGTGATGACGCACACCCGGGGCAAATCGAATTCACTGAGCTCGTTCTTGGGAATGACGACCTGACGCATGGCCGTCTTTCTAATCCACCGCTTCCCATGAACACCAGCCAGCCCCTCAAGAGCTGCAGCTCACCACCAGGTGCCGACCCCAGGCAGGCGGCGCCACCGTGTACTCCTCGTACTCGGGGCGCTGGGTGAACGGATCCGCCAGTGCGGACAGCAACCGGACGACCTCCGAATAGTCCCCCTGCCGCGCCCGCTCGATGGCCGCCTGCGCCATCCAGTTGCGCAGCACATACCGCGGATTCACCCGCTCCATCCGCCCCCGGCGCTCCTCGTCCACGCTCCCCTCCGCCACCAGCCGCGCCCGGTAGCGCTCCGCCCAGCCATCGAACGGCACGCGGTCCGCGAACATCGCCCCCGCCTCCTCCACCCGCCCGAGCGCCCGGAAGAAGCGCGTGTAGTCCACCGCCGCCTCGGCCATCACCGAGAACAAATCCCCCACGAGCCCCCGGTCCTCCTCGCGCGCCTCCTGGAGCCCCAGCTTCTGGCGCATCGAGGACAGGAACTGCCCGCTGAACGTCGGCTCGAACGTGGCCAGCGCCGCGCGGGCCTCGTCCTCGGTCATCAGCGTCAGCAGCGCCTCGCCCAGACACGCCAGGTTCCACATCGCGATGCGCGGCTGCTGGTCGAACGCATACCGGCCCCGGTGGTCCGAGTGGTTGCAGATGAACCCCGGCTCGAAGTCATCCAAAAACCCAAACGGCCCATAGTCCAGCGTGAGCCCCAGGATGGACATGTTGTCCGTGTTCATCACCCCGTGCGCGAAGCCCACCGCCTGCCATCGCGCCACCAGCCGCGCCGTGCGCTCCACCACCTCCGCGTAGAACCGCGCATACCGCCCCTCCACCCCGGACAGGTGCGGGAAGTGCCCGTCGATGACGTGGTCCGCCAGCCGGGCCACCTGCTCGGGCTGCTCGGTGTAGTGGAAGTACTCGAACGTCCCGAAGCGCACGTGCGAGGGCGCCATGCGCACAATCATCGCGCCGGTCTCCACCTCCTCGCGGTACACCGGCTCATCCCCGCCAATCAGACACAGGGTCCGCGTCGTGGGGATGCCCAACCCGTGCATCGCCTCACCGCACAGGTACTCGCGGATGGACGAGCGCAGCACCGCGCGCCCATCTCCGCCGCGTGAGAACGGCGTGGGGCCGCCACCCTTCAGGTGCAAATCCCACTTCACCCCATCCGCCGTGCGCACCTCGCCCAGCAGCAGCGCGCGCCCGTCCCCCAGCCGAGGCACGTACACGCCGAATTGATGCCCGGCGTACACCATGGCGAAGGGCTCCATGCCGGGCAGCGGCTTGCCTCCGCCGAAGGCCTCGACGAACTCCGGCCGCCGCGCCTCCTCCGGCTCCAACCCCAAGAGCCGCATCGCCGAGGGGTTCACGCTCAACATCCGGGCGTTCGGGAAGGCGCGGGGCGCCACCCTCGCTCCAAATCCAGACGGCAGGCGGGCGTAGGTGTTGTCGAAGACGAGTTGTTCGAGCGTGGGCATGGCGGGACACAACACACGGGGACGCGGCCATCCTCCAGCCGCGTCCCGAGAAGACCAAAGACTCAGGGAACCTTCATGCCTCGCTGCACGGCGGGGCGGCTGCCCACGCGCGCGAGCCACTGCGGCACGCGCGTCAGGCCCGCGAACAGCTCCGGGAAGTAGCTCTGCATGCCCGCCACCCACGGATACAGCGAGATGTCCGCGATGGAGTACGCCCCCGCGACGTAGTCACTCTTGCCGAGCTGCCCGTCGAGCACCTTGAGCAGTCGCTTCGACTCCTGCGTGTACCGGTCGATGGCGTAGGGAATCTTCGAGGAGTGGAAGCGCGCGAAGTGGTTGAGCTGCCCGAACATGGGGCCCACGCCGCCCATCTGGAACATCAGCCACTGTGTCACCTGCGCCTTGCCGCGCAGGTCCGAGGGCATCAGCTTCCCCGTCTTCTCCGCCAGGTACAGCAGGATGGCGCCCGACTCGAAGACGGTGATGGGCTGACCACCCGGCCCCTGCGCGTCGACGATGGCCGGAATCTTGTTGTTGGGATTGACGGCCAGGAACTCGGGCTTGAACTGCTCGCCCTTGGAGATGTCCACCGACTTCGTGGTGTAGGCCAGCCCCAGCTCCTCCAGGGCGATGGAGACCTTGCGCCCGTTGGGCGTGGCGAACGTGTACAGGTCGATCATGGTGTGCTGACTCCCGTGAGCCGCGCGCTTTCGCGCCAGAGTTGCTCTGCGAGGGCGTCGTCCCGCGCGGCCGCGGACGGCTTCCTCTTCTTGCGTCGGACGAAGTACTTCCCGGAGACCTTCTCCACGTCGGGCGAGGTGGCCAGGTAGATGGACGTCCTGGCGCCCCCGGCCGGTGACAGGAAGAACGGCCCGCCCAGCTTCACGATCCACTTGAAGAAGCCCAGCGTGTTGTGCCCGAAGCCCGAGCGCACCACGCCCGGGTGCACCGCGTTCGTCGTCACGGCCGTGCCCTCCAGCCGCTTCGCCAAGGCGTGCGTGAACAGGACGTTGGCCAGCTTCGACGTGGCGTAGACGCGGAAGCCGTCATAGCGGCGCTCGCTCTGCAGGTCGTCGAAGTCCAGCTTGCCGATGTAGTGCACGTCCGACGACAGGTTGATGACCCGCGCGGCGCCGCTGGCCTTGAGCGTGTCCAACAGGAGGTTCGTGAGCAGGAAGGGCGCCAGATGATTCGTGGCGAACGTCGCCTCCAGCCCATCCACCGTGACCTGCCGCCGGTCGATGATGAGCCCCGCGTTGTTCACCAGCACATCCAGCCGCGAGTAGCGCGAGAGGAACACCTTCGCCAGCGCGCGCACGGCGGACATCGAGCTCAGGTCCGCGAGGATGAAGTCGACCCGGGCGCCCGGCGCCTCCGCCTTGACGGCGTCCACGGCGGCCTGGGTGCGGGCCGCGTCACGGCCCACGAGCACCACGGTGGCGCCCAACCGGGCCAGGGCCTTCGAGGTCTCCAGTCCGATGCCGCCGGTGGCCCCGGTGATGAGGCACACCTTCCCGTCCATCCGTGTCTCGGCGCTCATGTGACGTCCCCAGGATTTCGAGGACGCCTTCTATATGCCGACGCGGGCCCGGACGCTCGTGGAAGCGCCGGGCCCGTGTGGAAGGGAGGTCCTCGTGGAGACCTCAGGCGTTGGTGGGGCGCGAGGGCTCGGTGCCGGCGTCCCGGCCCCCCTTGCCAGGGCGCATGCCCGGGCGCGCGGCGCCGTTCAGGTGGCTCTCCAGGAACCACATGTCCAGCTCCACGTCCCCGAGCACCTGGGTGAGCAGGTCCACGGTGATGGGCTCCTCCAACTCGTCGCAGCGCTGGATGCCGCCGCGGATGGAGGCCGCGTAGCGGGCGAAGCGGTCGACGAGGGCCTTCAGGTGGTCCTCGCTCTCCACCGCCTTGAGGTCGTACTCGGGCAGCTCGCTGTTCTTGGCGGCCAGGCGGATGGTGCCCTCGGCGTAGCCGCCCAGGGTGCCGGCGCGCTCGGCGAACTCGTCGGCCTGCTTGCGCGCGTGCTTGGCCAGGTCGTCGAACAGCAGGTGGCGGCTGTAGAAGTGCGTGCCCCGGATGTTCCAGTGCGCTTGCTTGATCTGCCAGTGCAGGTCGATGGAGTCGGCCAGCAACGTGTTGAGCAGGTCGATGATCTCCTCACGCTTCTCACTGGCGACATTCACATGGCTGGGAAAGTTCATGGTGTGGCGCTCCCTCCAGAAAGCTTTCCGAAGAGTGGGGATGACCTCCCACATGCGCCATGGCGGTCCATCACGCCCGCAGAGCGGCCAGCCGACCGGGCGGTCCTCCTGACGACACGTGGCGGCCAGCTCCGTCGTGAGCAGCGCGAGGCGCGCCTGGGTTTCCTGGAAGACGGGCCTGCTCGCGGGGGTCTCGGCGGCGCGGCTCCAGGCCCCCTTCGCCGCGGGAGGGACCAGGTAGGGGCTCGGGGCCGGACATTTCGAGCGGCGAAGTGCTTCTTCTCGGGAGGCACTGGAGGCAGACTTCAGGTGTGTCCCGGCGCTCATCGTGGTCCATCGCGGTCGTCCTGTCGCTGCTCCTGCACGCGGCGCTCTTCGTGGCGCTGTCGCGGATGAGCGGACCCGTGCCCGCGCGGCGGACGACGACGGTGACGGAGATGGACATCGTCTACGTGCCGCTCAAGCCGCCGCAGGTAGCCCCGCCCGCTCCGGCGCCGAGCCCCACCGCGCCGCAACCGCCGAAGCCCTCGCGCAAGACGGAGCGTCCGCCGTCGGACATCGCGAAGGCGCCCGCCACGCCGCCGCCCTCGCCGTCGACGGAGCCCTCGCAGGTCGCGCAGGCTCCCGGTGGCGGGAAGAAGGAGGACGCGCCCGGTTCCGAGGAGCTGCCCGCGGATGCTCCTCGCGCGAGCGGGCCTGCGATTTCACTGATGCCCAAGGGCTGGGTGGGCGGAATGCCGGTGGGACCGTCGCAGTCCGGGCGGACGCTGCGCAACAACGGCGACGCCGGGCCGGACCCGAGCGTGATTGCGCGTGAGCAGGCCGAGGAGGCCCAGGCGCGCGTGGATGGCTGGGCGGCGGACGCGGCGGCCTCGGCGCGGGCCGAGAGTGGCGCGGTGAATCCGTACTTCACGAACCTCCAGGACCGGTTCGCCAAGAAGCTGGTGAACCCGCCGTCGCCGGACCTGAAGGTGCTGGCCTCGCGGATGAAGCGCGAGCAGGTGGACGCGGTGAAGCGCTTCGGTGAGACGGGCTCGCCCTACGTGGCGACGAAGCGCGACCGCCGTCTCGAGGAGCGCAACCGCATGCAGGCGGCCGTGGAGGCGGGGCGCGCGGCGAACATGTTCATGGTGGATGTCACCGAGCCCATCCTCGCGCTCGCCGCGGTGGTGGAGGTGCGGCAGACGCGCGACGGCGGGCTGGTGGACCTCCGGGTGCTGGAGGGCTCCGGCGACCCGAAGTTCGACGCGTGGGCCGTCGCGCACCTGAAAGAGGCGCTGGCCAGCGCGGACGCGCCGCCGGAGTCGGGCCATGGGCTCCGCTCGGATGGGCTGCGCAGCCGCTGGCGCCTGGAGGAGTACGTGGGCAACCCGCGCGTGAAGGTCATCCTCATCGGCGTGTACTGACGGGCTCAGCGCTCCGCGTACACGGGCTGCCCCTGGGGCGCCGTGCCCTCGGTCGCGTAGCCCTCCTTCACCCAGTACTCGATTCCTCCCAGCATCTCCTTCACGCGGAAGCCGAGCGCCGCCAGCTTCGCCGCCGCGCGAGTGGAGCCGTTGCAGCCCGGGCCCCAGCAGTAGGTGACGATGACGTCGTCCTTGCTCAGGCGGGCCGTGGTGGTCTCGGAGAGGGTGCGCGTGGGAAGGTTCAGCGCGCCCGGGATGTGGCGCTGCGCATAGGCGTCCGGCGAGCGGGTGTCCACGACGACGAAGCCCTTCTTGCCGCGCTCCAGGTCCAGGTGCACGTCGGCGGCGTCGGTCTCCACGGAGAGCTTCGCGAGGAAGTGGCGACGGGCCTCCTCGGGTGACGCGGCGGGGACTTCGAGGACGAACGAGAAGGGCGTGGTCATGGAGGGGCTCCTGGCCGGTGGGCCGTGACGCTGGGAACAGTGCGCTCCAAGTGGCCCAGGGGAAAGCACCACTTCGATGCATCAGGGTGGACCATTTCGCGAGGCCCGATTACGTGAGGAGGCATGCCGAAGCGCTCCCAGGGCGTGTCCCTGTCCTTCCTGATGCTGGATTCGAGTCGGGGAACAGGCCCGCTGCATCGGCGCCTCTACGAGCGGCTGCGCGAGGCCATCCTCTCGGGGACGCTGGCGCCCCGGAGCCGGTTGCCCTCCACGCGCACGCTCGCCCGGGAGCTGGGGTTCTCGCGAGGCACGGTGGAGGAGGCTTTCGCGCAGCTCGACGCCGAGGGCTTCCTGGAGCGGCGCGTGGGCTCGGGGAGCCTCGTCGCGCTGCCGGAGCATGCACGCGCGCCTCGAAGCGCCCCCGCGCGAGGTGGCGCGCCACGGGCCCGGGGAGATGGACTCTCCCGTCGGGGACGGCGGATGGCGGGTGACGTGCTTCCCGCCGAGGCACGGGACGTGCGGCCCTTCACGCCGTGCCTCCCCGCGCTGGAGCTGTTTCCCGCGAAGGCCTGGGCGCGCGCCGTCGCGAGGCAGGCGAGGGCGTTGGTACCGGAGCGGATGCTCTACGGTGAGCCCGAGGGCTTTCGTCCCCTGCGCGAGGCCATCGCGGCGCACCTGGGGCCCGCGCGCGGCGTGCGCTGTGACTGGCGTCAGGTGCTGGTCTTCTCCAGCACGCAGCAGGCGCTGGATTTGACGGCGCGGCTGCTCCTGGACGAGGGCGACGGCGTGTGGCTGGAGGAGCCGGGCTATCTGGGCGCGCGCGTGGCGTTCGAGTCCGCGGGCGCGCGGCTGCATCCGGTGCCGGTGGATGCGCGGGGGCTCCAGGTGGACACGGGGCGGACGCGGGCCCCGAGGGCGCGGCTGGCGTACGTCACGCCCTCCCACCAGTACCCGCTGGGGGTGACCATGAGCCTGCCGAGGCGACTGGCGTTGTTGGAGCACGCGCGGGCCTCGGGGATGTGGGTGCTCGAGGACGACTACGACAGTGAGTTCCGCTACGCGACGCGTCCCCTGGCGGCCATCCAGGGAATGGACGCGGCGGGGCGGGTGCTCTACGCGGGGACGTTCAACAAGGTGATGTTCCCCTCGCTGCGACTGGCCTTCCTGGTGGTGCCCCCGGGGTTGGTGGAGTCCTTCACCGCGGCGCGCGCCTCGACGGAGGGACACCCGCCCACGCTGCCGCAGGCCGCGATGGCGGACTTCATGGACTCGGGCCACTACGTCACCCATTTGAGACACATGCGGCAGGTCTACTCGGAGCGACGCGACGCGCTATTGGATGCGTTGCGGCGTGAAGGCAATCCCAGCCTTCGACCCGGCGCGGCGGAGGCAGGGATGCATGTCACTGCATTTCTTGCGTCTGGGTGTGAGGATTTGGCGCTGGTCGAGCGGACGGACGCGCGGCGCCTGGGGGCACGCCGGCTGTCGCCGCTCTACCTGGGACGCAAGCGGGAGCAGGGACTGGTGCTGGGGTTCTCGGGAGCGAGTCCCGCCGGCCTCCGCACGGCCGTCAGGGAGCTGGTCCCACTGTTGAGTTGAGTCCTCAGGGGTTCCCCTCAGTCTGTCTTTGCCTGGGCGCCCAGGGATGTCGGCTGGCTGACGTTGTCTGGTTGTCTTTGGGTTTGTTGGTTTGTCTGGAGTTGCGGTGCGGGCGGTGGATGCCTTTCTTGCGCGCCGCCGGGCCCCCATTCCCGGTACGTCACGAAAGGACAATGACTGTGAGCCTGAAGGCCTTGCTGGTTGGCATTGCCGCTGGATTCCTCGCGGCTTGTGGTGGCATGGAGAACGACCCGGCGGCGACCCCGGCGCCGGAGGAGATGGAGCTGAGCACCGTGGAGAACGCCCTCTGTGAGGGGTGGGACCGAGGCGCCCGCAGCTGCTGCTTCAAGTGCACCAGCAGCTCGGAGTGGACGTGCTACGCGCCGGGCGCGATTGGCTGGGGCCAGTGTACGGACCAGGCGAACGCCGTCTGCGGCCGCACCGCCTACGGCGTCTGCTGGAGCTTCTGAGTCGTGAGTCCCCACGGCGCCCGGGCACCTGTCGGGCGCCGTGTCTTCAGCGCGACTCGTCCTCGAAGATGAAGTCGGTGATGCTCTTCCAGGTGGCCTCGAACTGGGGCCGACGGAAGCCGGAGCCGGAGATGAGCCAGTCCACGTGCGGCGGCTGGTGCGCGGGCTGGTCGAAGTGACCGATGGCGTCCAGGTGGTCCGCTCTCACCGCCGCGAGCACGCGCCCATACACCTGTGAGCGCGTGGGGACGATGCCGTCACACGCCGTGGGCCCCGGCATCGCGCCATACGCCTGCACCAGCGCCGCCGTCTGCGCGGGCGAGTGCAACGGCAGCGCGGTGAGCGGCATGCGCTGTGTCTGTCCATACACGAACGCGTAGATGGTGTGCGTGAGCTGCGCGTACGGGTCCAGGCCCGCGGACACGCGCGTGCGCAAGGACGGCGGCCTGGCCTGCGTCACCACCGAGCCATAGCGCACGCCCGGCCGGTCCACGGTGCTCGCGTTGAACAGGTCGATGCCCTCCGGCGTGAGCTGCGGAATCAGCGACGTGTCGTTGCCCACATCGCTCAGGAACTTCGACACCGCGTCGCGCCGCTCGGAGGAGAAGTCCCCCAACAGCTGGTCATAGAGCTGGTCCAGCAGCGTCTGCTTCCAGCCGAGCTGGTCATCCGCGCGCGCCATCAGGTGCCCGAAGCGGAACACCACCCGCAACGGCAGCCGACCGAAGCGCAGCACGTACACCGTGAACAGCGACAGCAGCTTCAACAGCCGCTGACCGAACAGCCCCAGGAAGAACGACGCCAGCGGCGTGCCCGCGTGCGGCGTGGACACCGTCACCACCGAGCGCACCCTGCGTGCGAACGGCTCCAGCTCCAGCCCCTCCGCCAGCTGCGCCCCGGGGCTCGCGAACAGCCGCGCGTCCAGCCCGCCCGTCGAGTGCCCCACCAGGTGGATGGGCCCGTCGTCCCCGCCGGCCGTCTCCTGCACCGCCTTGAGCAGGTCCGCGGTGCGCGTGCGGATGGACGCCGTCGGATGGGACAGGACGATGGTGACCTCCGAGTCCGTCATGCCCCGCCGGGCCAGCTCCGCCTTCAAGTAGTCGAGCGCGTGTCCGAAGTAGACGAGCTCGCCCAGATTGATGAACCCGAAGAAACCGGGGACGAGATAGATGTGGTGCTTCGCGGCCATTGCCTCCACCATACCTGACGCGCCGCGTGATTCCCCTCGGGAATGCTGCCGCCGAGCAGGCGTTGTGCGGCGCCTTTCTCACTCGACTTCCAGAAGGATGAACACCCGTGGACCGTGCACTGCTCGCACTTGGCCTGCTCCTGTCGCTGCCCGCCGTGGCGGACGAGGGCATGTGGACCTACGACGCCTTCCCCGTGGAGGCGGTGAAGAAGGCCCATGGTTTCACGCCGACCCAGGCGTGGCTGGACAAGGTCCGGCTCGGCTCGGTGCGTCTGGCGGGCGGCTGCTCCGCCAGCTTCGTGTCCCCGGAGGGGTTGGTGATGACCAACCACCACTGCATCCGAGGATGTATCGAGGATTTGTCCTCGCCCAAGGAGGACCTGCTGGCCAAGGGCTTCCAGGCCCGCACGCCCGCCGAGGAGCGGCGCTGCCCCAAGGTGGAGGCCAACCAGCTGGTGAAGATGACGGACGTCACCGAGCGGATGAACACGGCGACCAAGGGCCTGTCCGGCGCGGCCTTCAACACCGCGCTCAAGAAGGAGATGTCCGCGGTGGAGTCCGCGTGCGCCACGTCCACGGACGTGCGCTGTGACGTGGTGACGCTGTTCAACGGCGGCAAGTATCACCTCTACGAGTACCGCCGCTTCCAGGACGTGCGCCTGGTGTTCGCCCCCGAGTTCTCCATGGCGGCCTTCGGCGGGGACCCGGACAACTTCAACTTCCCGCGCTTCGGCTACGACGTGGCCTTCCTGCGCGTGTGGAAGGACGACCAGCCCGCGAAGAGCCCGGACTACCTGCCGTGGGCGAAGACGGGCGCGAAGGACGGGGACCTGGTCTTCGTCTCCGGCCACCCCGGCGGCACCGAGCGCAAGGCGAGCGTCGCGGAGCTGGAGTTCCAGCGCGACGTGAACCTGCCCTACACGCTGCTGATGCTCGCGGAGGTGCGCGGCAAGCTGAAGGAGTACTCGAGCACGTCGCCGGAGCGCTTCCGCACCACGCGCTCCAGACTGCGCGGCGTGGAGAACGGGCTGAAGGCCCTGCGCGGCCGGCTCCAGGCGCTCGCGGACCCGGCGCTGCTCGCGAAGAAGCGCGAGGACGAGGCGGAGCTGCGCCGGCGCGTGGAGGCCAACCCCCAGGCCAAGGCCGCCACGGCGGGGGCGTGGGAGGAGACGGCGAAGGCGCTCGACACGTACCGCCGCATGCTGCCCGAGTACCGCATGAAGGAGGCGGGGGACGCGTACGGCTCGGAGCTGTTCGGCATCGCCCGGCAGCTGGTGCGCCTGTCGGAGGAGCAGGGCAAGCCGAACGCGGAGCGCCTGCGTGAGTACACGGACGCGCAGCTGCCCTCGCTGCGTCAGCAGCTGCTCAGGAGCGCGCCCATCGCGCTGGAGCTGGACGAGTCGATGCTCGCCTTCGGCCTGGGCCGGCTGCGGGAGACCCTGGGCGCGGATGATCCATTCGTGCGCGAGGTGCTCGGCACGGAGTCCCCCGAGGGGCTGGCCCGCGCGCTGGTGCGCGGCACGAAGCTGGGTGACGTGAAGGTGCGCAAGGCGCTGCTCGAGGGCGGCAAGGCCGCGGTGGACGCGTCCAAGGACCCGATGCTGCTGTTCGCGCGCAAGGTGGATGGCCCGGCGCGCGAGGTGCGCAAGCGCTACGAGGACACGGTGGAGGCGGTGCTCAAGCGCAACGGCGAGCGGCTGGCCAAGGCGCACCTCGCCGTCTACGGCACCTCGGGCTACCCCGACGCCACCTTCACCCTGCGCCTCAACCCCGGTCAGGTGAAGGGCTGGGAGGAGAATGGCCGTCCGGTGGCGTCGCTGACGACGTTCGGCGGGGCCTACGCGCGCCACACCGGCAAGGAGCCCTTCAAGCTGCCCGACACGTGGATGAAGGCGAAGGGCAAGGTGCCCGACGCCACGCCCCTGGACATGGCCACCACCAACGACATCATCGGCGGCAACTCCGGCTCGCCCGTGGTGGACCGGGACGGGCGCGTGGTGGGGCTCATCTTCGACGGCAACCTGCACTCGCTCGGCGGGCGCTACGCCTATGTCCCGGAGACGAACCGCGCCGTGGCGGTGCACGGGGATGGCATCCTCGCCGCGCTGGAGCACGTCTACGGCGCCGCCCGCGTGGTGCGCGAGCTGAAGGCCGCCAGCGACGTGGAGGCCCCACCCGCGCGGTAGGTTGGATTGAAGACGCTTCCTCGAAGCTTCCTCAAGCTGTGAGAAGTCGATAGCCCGAGGTGCTCCAAGCGAGGGCACCTCGGGTGCAGTGGGCCTGCGGAAATCCCGCGGGGACGTGCGCTCTTTGGCGGATGACGGGCCGAGGAATGTCAGGGGTTCCAGGATAGAATGCGGTTTCCGGTGTGAAGGCCGGCTTCATCCATGGGCTCCTCGCCAACGAATGACATCCCCCTCGGTACGGTCCTGCGGGACACGTATGAGATCTCCGGCGTGCTGGGCCGAGGAGGGATGGGGACCGTCTTCCTGGCGCGGCATCTGCGGCTGCCGGGCAGGCACGTGGCGGTCAAGGTGCTGCGGCACGACGCGAGCCTGGGGGAAGAGGTCTACCTGCGCTTCCGGCGGGAGGCGGAGATTGCCTCGCGGCTGGGGCATCCGAACATCGTGGAGGTCATCGACTTCGACACGCTGGCGGACGGCTCGCCGTTCCTGGTGATGGAGCACCTGAAGGGGATGCCGCTGTCCAGGCGCATCCGCAAGGGCGCGCAGTTGACGCTGCCGGAGGTGTTCTCCATCGCGCGGCAGATGGGCTCGGCGCTGCAGGCGGCGCACGGGGCGGGCGTGGTGCACCGGGACTTGAAGCCCGGCAACGTGTTCCTGGTGCCCACGGAGCTGGCGGGGATGTCGGTGGAGCACGTGAAGCTGCTCGACTTCGGCATCTCGAAGATCATCGACTCGAAGACGGTGCAGACGCAGGACGCCATCCTGCTGGGCACGCCGCAGTACATGGCGCCCGAGCAGGCCACCGGGAAGAACCGGGAGGTGGACCCGCGCACGGACATCTTCTCGTTCGGGTGCAT
It encodes:
- a CDS encoding S46 family peptidase yields the protein MDRALLALGLLLSLPAVADEGMWTYDAFPVEAVKKAHGFTPTQAWLDKVRLGSVRLAGGCSASFVSPEGLVMTNHHCIRGCIEDLSSPKEDLLAKGFQARTPAEERRCPKVEANQLVKMTDVTERMNTATKGLSGAAFNTALKKEMSAVESACATSTDVRCDVVTLFNGGKYHLYEYRRFQDVRLVFAPEFSMAAFGGDPDNFNFPRFGYDVAFLRVWKDDQPAKSPDYLPWAKTGAKDGDLVFVSGHPGGTERKASVAELEFQRDVNLPYTLLMLAEVRGKLKEYSSTSPERFRTTRSRLRGVENGLKALRGRLQALADPALLAKKREDEAELRRRVEANPQAKAATAGAWEETAKALDTYRRMLPEYRMKEAGDAYGSELFGIARQLVRLSEEQGKPNAERLREYTDAQLPSLRQQLLRSAPIALELDESMLAFGLGRLRETLGADDPFVREVLGTESPEGLARALVRGTKLGDVKVRKALLEGGKAAVDASKDPMLLFARKVDGPAREVRKRYEDTVEAVLKRNGERLAKAHLAVYGTSGYPDATFTLRLNPGQVKGWEENGRPVASLTTFGGAYARHTGKEPFKLPDTWMKAKGKVPDATPLDMATTNDIIGGNSGSPVVDRDGRVVGLIFDGNLHSLGGRYAYVPETNRAVAVHGDGILAALEHVYGAARVVRELKAASDVEAPPAR
- a CDS encoding PLP-dependent aminotransferase family protein, which produces MPKRSQGVSLSFLMLDSSRGTGPLHRRLYERLREAILSGTLAPRSRLPSTRTLARELGFSRGTVEEAFAQLDAEGFLERRVGSGSLVALPEHARAPRSAPARGGAPRARGDGLSRRGRRMAGDVLPAEARDVRPFTPCLPALELFPAKAWARAVARQARALVPERMLYGEPEGFRPLREAIAAHLGPARGVRCDWRQVLVFSSTQQALDLTARLLLDEGDGVWLEEPGYLGARVAFESAGARLHPVPVDARGLQVDTGRTRAPRARLAYVTPSHQYPLGVTMSLPRRLALLEHARASGMWVLEDDYDSEFRYATRPLAAIQGMDAAGRVLYAGTFNKVMFPSLRLAFLVVPPGLVESFTAARASTEGHPPTLPQAAMADFMDSGHYVTHLRHMRQVYSERRDALLDALRREGNPSLRPGAAEAGMHVTAFLASGCEDLALVERTDARRLGARRLSPLYLGRKREQGLVLGFSGASPAGLRTAVRELVPLLS
- a CDS encoding esterase/lipase family protein, with amino-acid sequence MAAKHHIYLVPGFFGFINLGELVYFGHALDYLKAELARRGMTDSEVTIVLSHPTASIRTRTADLLKAVQETAGGDDGPIHLVGHSTGGLDARLFASPGAQLAEGLELEPFARRVRSVVTVSTPHAGTPLASFFLGLFGQRLLKLLSLFTVYVLRFGRLPLRVVFRFGHLMARADDQLGWKQTLLDQLYDQLLGDFSSERRDAVSKFLSDVGNDTSLIPQLTPEGIDLFNASTVDRPGVRYGSVVTQARPPSLRTRVSAGLDPYAQLTHTIYAFVYGQTQRMPLTALPLHSPAQTAALVQAYGAMPGPTACDGIVPTRSQVYGRVLAAVRADHLDAIGHFDQPAHQPPHVDWLISGSGFRRPQFEATWKSITDFIFEDESR